Proteins encoded in a region of the Sugiyamaella lignohabitans strain CBS 10342 chromosome B, complete sequence genome:
- the LST8 gene encoding TOR complex subunit LST8 (Protein required for the transport of Gap1p; required for the transport of amino acid permease Gap1p from the Golgi to the cell surface; component of the TOR signaling pathway; associates with both Tor1p and Tor2p; contains a WD-repeat; GO_component: GO:0000139 - Golgi membrane [Evidence IDA] [PMID 12719473]; GO_component: GO:0031931 - TORC1 complex [Evidence IPI] [PMID 12408816]; GO_component: GO:0031932 - TORC2 complex [Evidence IPI] [PMID 12408816]; GO_component: GO:0010008 - endosome membrane [Evidence IDA] [PMID 12719473]; GO_component: GO:0031234 - extrinsic component of cytoplasmic side of plasma membrane [Evidence IDA] [PMID 12631735]; GO_component: GO:0016020 - membrane [Evidence IEA]; GO_component: GO:0005886 - plasma membrane [Evidence IEA,IEA]; GO_component: GO:0005774 - vacuolar membrane [Evidence IEA]; GO_component: GO:0005773 - vacuole [Evidence IEA]; GO_function: GO:0005515 - protein binding [Evidence IPI] [PMID 12631735]; GO_function: GO:0030295 - protein kinase activator activity [Evidence IMP] [PMID 16002396]; GO_process: GO:0031929 - TOR signaling [Evidence IC] [PMID 12408816]; GO_process: GO:0031929 - TOR signaling [Evidence IMP] [PMID 12719473]; GO_process: GO:0030950 - establishment or maintenance of actin cytoskeleton polarity [Evidence IMP] [PMID 12408816]; GO_process: GO:0031505 - fungal-type cell wall organization [Evidence IMP] [PMID 12719473]; GO_process: GO:0031930 - mitochondria-nucleus signaling pathway [Evidence IMP] [PMID 11742997]; GO_process: GO:0001558 - regulation of cell growth [Evidence IPI] [PMID 12408816]; GO_process: GO:0007165 - signal transduction [Evidence IMP] [PMID 12719473]; GO_process: GO:0006810 - transport [Evidence IMP] [PMID 9409822]): protein MSEESDMSVILASSGYDQTIKFWEALSGICSRTIQHGDGQVNRMAITPDKRFLACAGAHGVRMYDIRTTNPNPILTFDGHLGNVTAVAIQAEGKWMVTSSEDGTVKVWDTRAPSIQRNYRHKAPVNDVVIHPNQGEIISCDDDGNVRIWDLGGNACTHQLIPEDDVPVRSVSVASDGSMLVAGNNAGNCYIWKMQTSREVTTIIPVTRFRAHSKYITKVLLSPDVKHLATCSADHTARIWSTEPGFPMETVLQGHQRWVWDCAFSADSAYLVTACSDHYVRLWELASGQIIRQYNGHHKGAISVALNDV, encoded by the coding sequence ATGTCTGAAGAATCggacatgtcagtgatccTGGCCTCTTCAGGCTATGATCAGACAATAAAGTTTTGGGAGGCTCTAAGTGGAATCTGTTCGAGAACTATTCAGCATGGAGATGGCCAGGTGAATAGGATGGCTATTACTCCTGATAAGAGATTTCTTGCCTGTGCAGGTGCCCATGGAGTGAGAATGTACGATATACGCACCACAAATCCGAATCCAATCTTAACATTTGATGGCCATTTGGGCAACGTGACGGCAGTGGCAATACAAGCGGAAGGTAAATGGATGGTCACGTCCTCCGAAGATGGAACGGTGAAAGTCTGGGATACCCGAGCTCCTAGTATCCAGCGTAACTATAGACATAAAGCTCCAGTTAATGATGTTGTAATTCATCCCAATCAGGGAGAAATTATATCgtgtgatgatgatggcaATGTGAGGATTTGGGATCTTGGTGGAAACGCATGTACGCATCAACTTATTCCTGAAGACGATGTCCCGGTAAGATCTGTTTCTGTGGCATCTGATGGCTCAATGCTAGTAGCGGGAAACAATGCTGGTAACTGCTACATATGGAAAATGCAAACTAGCCGGGAAGTGACAACAATTATTCCTGTCACCCGATTTCGAGCTCACTCGAAATATATAACAAAGGTGCTTCTTTCGCCCGATGTGAAGCATCTTGCAACATGCTCCGCGGACCACACTGCTCGCATCTGGTCTACAGAACCTGGTTTTCCGATGGAGACAGTACTTCAGGGACACCAGAGGTGGGTCTGGGATTGTGCATTCAGTGCTGATTCAGCTTATCTTGTGACTGCATGCTCTGATCACTATGTGCGACTATGGGAATTGGCTAGTGGCCAAATCATCCGTCAATATAATGGTCATCACAAGGGAGCTATCTCGGTCGCACTTAACGATGTTTGA
- the LYS4 gene encoding homoaconitate hydratase LYS4 (Homoaconitase; catalyzes the conversion of homocitrate to homoisocitrate, which is a step in the lysine biosynthesis pathway; GO_component: GO:0005739 - mitochondrion [Evidence IEA,IEA]; GO_component: GO:0005739 - mitochondrion [Evidence IDA] [PMID 14562095]; GO_component: GO:0005739 - mitochondrion [Evidence IDA] [PMID 14576278]; GO_component: GO:0005739 - mitochondrion [Evidence IDA] [PMID 16823961]; GO_function: GO:0051539 - 4 iron, 4 sulfur cluster binding [Evidence IEA]; GO_function: GO:0004409 - homoaconitate hydratase activity [Evidence IEA,IEA]; GO_function: GO:0004409 - homoaconitate hydratase activity [Evidence ISA] [PMID 9268014]; GO_function: GO:0051536 - iron-sulfur cluster binding [Evidence IEA]; GO_function: GO:0016829 - lyase activity [Evidence IEA]; GO_function: GO:0046872 - metal ion binding [Evidence IEA]; GO_process: GO:0008652 - cellular amino acid biosynthetic process [Evidence IEA]; GO_process: GO:0009085 - lysine biosynthetic process [Evidence IEA,IEA]; GO_process: GO:0019878 - lysine biosynthetic process via aminoadipic acid [Evidence IEA]; GO_process: GO:0019878 - lysine biosynthetic process via aminoadipic acid [Evidence IMP] [PMID 2507177]; GO_process: GO:0008152 - metabolic process [Evidence IEA]), whose translation MTRSLNLVEKILAQHALHDAQILPGNFICVEVDWTMASEASWAGMYRLYNQMGKPGVHKNDRIWLAADHIVDPRINHMEKPKQLIQLAELGAKELNLVEYQPPNTTIMHTEFYRERAEPGMLIIGADSHTCSSGGLGALAVGLGAADVVFPMVTGETFFQVPETLRIDIVGKPAFGVSGKDVILHILGVFKRNTIAAGRVVEYGGSGVQHLSCDARFAVSNMSTEFGAIAGIFVPDQQTAAFVNRRNGPQFKSNSLFFHPDEDANYFQRETIDLCDVKPFIALYPSPDNVVPVDSEKAALNLDGCFIGACTTAEEDLIMGALVLEQGLKMGLVPVKKGKRKVTPGSLKIIAKLKQLGLLEWYEKAGFEIGVPGCSYCVGMGADQAGEGEVWLSSQNRNFKNRMGKGSIANICSAATVAASSFSMTVQDPRKLLSMVSKEHYNSIRMYWNSENDKKSLIYIEPKEPPKTSSSRSEEYRNEISTLPDTIKSRVQRFGNDVDTDAIIPIDKCVGDETELGNGAFAYVRPEFVERVKSGMRILVAERGFGCGSSREEAPRALKYVGVQAVIAKSFAYIYGRNQANFALFGITVSDERFYHLARENSEVEIKVKERRVYIDGESFPFKLDKIEEKIQASGGISKRWQKYGVNIFRQLKDEIAVDGCGESQNCDSTTDVAW comes from the coding sequence ATGACCCGCTCTTTGAATCTTGTTGAGAAAATCTTGGCACAGCATGCCCTGCATGATGCTCAGATACTACCAGgaaattttatttgtgtGGAGGTGGATTGGACAATGGCATCCGAAGCCAGTTGGGCTGGAATGTATAGGTTGTACAACCAGATGGGAAAACCTGGTGTTCACAAAAATGATCGAATATGGCTTGCTGCAGACCATATTGTGGACCCGAGAATAAATCATATGGAGAAGCCAAAGCAATTAATCCAACTTGCAGAACTCGGTGCTAAAGAGTTGAATTTGGTGGAGTATCAACCTCCGAATACTACTATTATGCATACAGAGTTTTATCGTGAGCGCGCTGAGCCTGGAATGTTGAttattggtgctgattcGCATACTTGTTCAAGCGGAGGCCTAGGAGCTCTGGCAGTCGGTTTAGGGGCCGCAGATGTTGTATTCCCTATGGTTACAGGTGAAACATTTTTTCAAGTTCCTGAAACTCTTCGTATTGATATCGTTGGTAAACCGGCATTTGGGGTTAGCGGAAAAGATGTCATATTACATATACTTGGCGTTTTTAAGAGAAACACCATCGCCGCTGGAAGGGTTGTGGAGTACGGAGGGTCAGGCGTCCAGCACTTATCTTGTGACGCTCGATTTGCCGTTTCTAATATGTCAACAGAATTCGGTGCCATTGCTGGAATATTTGTTCCGGATCAACAAACGGCAGCTTTTGTAAATCGACGTAACGGGCCTCAGTTCAAGAGCAACAGCTTGTTTTTCCATcctgatgaagatgctaATTACTTCCAGAGAGAAACAATTGATCTATGTGATGTGAAGCCATTTATCGCACTTTATCCCTCGCCCGACAATGTGGTTCCGGTAGATTCGGAAAAAGCAGCATTGAATCTTGACGGCTGTTTCATTGGTGCCTGTACTACTGCTGAGGAAGATCTCATAATGGGAGCATTGGTTCTAGAGCAAGGGTTAAAGATGGGGTTGGTACCAGTCAAGAagggaaaaagaaaagttACACCAGGCTCGTTGAAAATAATTGCCAAGCTCAAACAGCTGGGCCTTCTAGAATGGTACGAAAAAGCAGGGTTCGAAATCGGTGTACCAGGCTGCAGTTATTGCGTGGGAATGGGTGCTGATCAAGCGGGGGAGGGCGAAGTCTGGCTCTCTTCTCAAAATCGTAACTTCAAAAATCGCATGGGAAAGGGATCAATTGCAAATATTTGCTCGGCAGCAACGGTTGCTGCTTCTAGTTTTTCGATGACTGTTCAAGATCCAAGAAAACTATTATCAATGGTATCTAAAGAACACTACAATTCTATCCGCATGTACTGGAACTCCGAGAATGACAAAAAATCgcttatatatattgaaCCTAAAGAGCCACCTAAAACCTCTTCAAGCAGATCCGAGGAATATCGAAACGAGATTTCAACCCTACCCGACACTATAAAGTCCAGAGTGCAGAGATTTGGTAATGATGTAGATACCGATGCTATTATTCCAATAGACAAATGTGTCGGCGATGAGACAGAGCTTGGAAATGGTGCTTTTGCTTATGTTAGACCTGAATTCGTGGAGCGTGTGAAATCAGGAATGAGAATTTTAGTAGCTGAAAGAGGATTTGGTTGTGGCTCATCAAGAGAAGAGGCGCCTCGTGCTTTGAAATACGTTGGAGTTCAAGCAGTCATTGCCAAATCATTTGCGTATATTTATGGTAGAAACCAAGCTAATTTTGCTCTATTTGGTATTACTGTTTCGGATGAAAGATTCTATCATTTGGCACGTGAAAATAGCGAAgttgaaatcaaagtcaaagAAAGACGCGTTTACATTGATGGAGAATCATTTCCCTTCAAACTGGACAAGATCGAGGAAAAGATTCAAGCTAGTGGTGGAATTTCAAAGCGTTGGCAGAAATATGGGGTGAATATTTTTAGACAATTGAAAGATGAGATAGCGGTAGATGGTTGCGGTGAAAGCCAAAATTGTGACAGTACAACCGATGTAGCTTGGTAG
- the FCY22 gene encoding Fcy22p (Putative purine-cytosine permease; very similar to Fcy2p but cannot substitute for its function; GO_component: GO:0016021 - integral component of membrane [Evidence IEA]; GO_component: GO:0016021 - integral component of membrane [Evidence ISM] [PMID 12192589]; GO_component: GO:0016020 - membrane [Evidence IEA,IEA,IEA]; GO_component: GO:0005886 - plasma membrane [Evidence ISA] [PMID 16845689]; GO_function: GO:0015205 - nucleobase transmembrane transporter activity [Evidence IEA]; GO_function: GO:0015205 - nucleobase transmembrane transporter activity [Evidence IMP] [PMID 16845689]; GO_function: GO:0005215 - transporter activity [Evidence IEA]; GO_process: GO:0015856 - cytosine transport [Evidence IMP] [PMID 16845689]; GO_process: GO:0015851 - nucleobase transport [Evidence IEA]; GO_process: GO:0072530 - purine-containing compound transmembrane transport [Evidence ISA] [PMID 16845689]; GO_process: GO:0006810 - transport [Evidence IEA,IEA]) encodes MGLRGQFEKGLWNEFNASSRSISQGIIEYLGAETKGIDRVLESDQTHGEIHHALSMWASVSMVTVTFALGTVGVSDFGMTFWDSTLTIIFFTLLGVLPCGLLALFGPKFGLRTLVASRFWCGHLGVRLFAFINCVCCIGWTVVNTISAAQLLHSVNNGGLPAWAAVFVVVSATVIISFLGYRVIHLYEKFSWIPSFAVFLVLIVQLSRSGSFSAGTMATGRAESGRVLSFGAVIFGNAAGWAVYVADYTTYMPKNTPSLRLFFYVFGGLMFPLVFTSILGAACMVASLNNEVYAEQYAKNGPGGLIYAVLVPDSLNAFGQFCVVLLGLSPIACNLPNMYSVALSAQTVWSQFARVPRAAWTIMANVIVLALSIPGYSHFDSVLSNFMDLLSYEISIYLGVFLSEHFIYRQGFKGYDGDSYNIKSRLPIGLAAIFGWVCGVAGAVVGMNEVYWVGPIAKLISDEEPGDLGIVLAFSFSLVGFTLARYFEKKHFGK; translated from the coding sequence ATGGGATTAAGGGGCCAATTTGAAAAAGGTCTTTGGAATGAATTCAATGCCTCCAGTCGCTCAATCTCCCAGGGGATTATTGAGTACCTCGGAGCAGAAACTAAAGGTATTGATAGAGTCCTCGAGTCCGACCAAACGCATGGAGAGATTCATCATGCCTTATCCATGTGGGCCTCCGTATCAATGGTAACAGTGACGTTTGCACTAGGTACTGTTGGCGTATCGGATTTTGGTATGACATTTTGGGATTCAACTCTGACAATCATATTTTTCACATTATTGGGTGTCTTGCCTTGTGGTCTACTTGCGTTATTTGGTCCCAAATTTGGACTTCGAACTTTAGTTGCTTCAAGATTCTGGTGTGGTCATCTCGGAGTCCGACTTTTCGCATTTATTAATTGCGTGTGTTGTATTGGATGGACTGTAGTCAATACTATATCCGCAGCGCAGCTTCTCCATTCTGTCAACAATGGTGGACTGCCCGCGTGGGCAGCAGTCTTTGTGGTAGTTAGTGCTACGGTGATTATATCGTTTCTTGGTTATAGGGTAATTCATTTATACGAAAAGTTCTCATGGATTCCGTCATTTGCAGTTTTCCTAGTTCTAATAGTTCAATTAAGCAGAAGTGGCTCATTTTCTGCCGGCACTATGGCTACTGGACGAGCTGAATCAGGACGTGTGTTATCATTTGGAGCAGTTATATTCGGCAATGCAGCAGGGTGGGCCGTCTATGTTGCTGATTATACCACCTACATGCCTAAAAACACACCATCTCTCAGATTGTTTTTCTATGTCTTCGGAGGATTAATGTTTCCTCTTGTATTCACTAGTATCTTAGGTGCTGCATGTATGGTTGCTTCGTTAAATAATGAGGTATATGCTGAACAGTATGCTAAGAATGGACCCGGTGGTTTGATTTACGCAGTACTGGTTCCTGATTCCTTAAATGCATTTGGGCAATTTTGTGTCGTATTACTAGGATTGTCTCCTATTGCTTGCAACTTGCCTAATATGTATTCAGTCGCACTCTCCGCGCAAACAGTTTGGTCCCAATTTGCTAGGGTTCCTAGAGCAGCATGGACTATTATGGCAAATGTCATTGTATTGGCACTTAGCATACCCGGATATAGTCACTTTGACAGTGTGCTTTCCAACTTTATGGATCTATTGTCTTACGAAATTTCTATATATCTCGGGGTTTTTCTCTCAGAGCATTTCATTTACAGGCAAGGATTCAAGGGATATGATGGAGATAGCTACAACATAAAGTCAAGATTGCCTATCGGGTTGGCAGCTATTTTTGGATGGGTGTGTGGTGTAGCTGgggctgttgttggtatGAATGAAGTGTATTGGGTGGGACCAATTGCAAAGCTTATTTCTGATGAGGAGCCCGGTGATCTTGGTATTGTTCTGGCGTTCTCGTTTAGTCTCGTAGGTTTTACTTTGGCCAGATATTTTGAGAAGAAGCATTTTGGTAAATAG
- the SEF1 gene encoding Sef1p (Putative transcription factor; has homolog in Kluyveromyces lactis; GO_component: GO:0005575 - cellular_component [Evidence ND]; GO_component: GO:0005634 - nucleus [Evidence IEA,IEA,IEA]; GO_function: GO:0003677 - DNA binding [Evidence IEA,IEA]; GO_function: GO:0046872 - metal ion binding [Evidence IEA]; GO_function: GO:0003674 - molecular_function [Evidence ND]; GO_function: GO:0000981 - sequence-specific DNA binding RNA polymerase II transcription factor activity [Evidence IEA]; GO_function: GO:0008270 - zinc ion binding [Evidence IEA]; GO_process: GO:0008150 - biological_process [Evidence ND]; GO_process: GO:0006357 - regulation of transcription from RNA polymerase II promoter [Evidence IEA]; GO_process: GO:0006355 - regulation of transcription, DNA-templated [Evidence IEA,IEA]; GO_process: GO:0030435 - sporulation resulting in formation of a cellular spore [Evidence IEA]; GO_process: GO:0006366 - transcription from RNA polymerase II promoter [Evidence IEA]; GO_process: GO:0006351 - transcription, DNA-templated [Evidence IEA,IEA]), with translation MVSPKRNKFKRSSKACTACRQMKLKCDAVDRFPKPCNRCAKYGSVCQIDLSFERERRRSAKKLGSVADPLAESMETAESSSSVDILKADINASETMASAVWATDFRELTLGPAVVIEDQVLENNIIIPGETIRLIFNNFYKWYYPNIPILTRDLLNPLYLLGSKDSDFKVLFWAICAVSSPSCCDDATADSIGKHAKNQIINSRDALFTSTPLCSLARVLALLILCAFPLYHTSLQEDPSSAYCSRAIDIAMRIGLHRSSFTQEYNLRTDALKEQVTLARFCWAGCFVTNQGLATFSGLPSLISLNHGMFPKMFTSVEGNSYLTEYIKQAKILLALKQAVEILGNNPDTEFGMTDPGSRKLLHRSVEQSFSQLIADMAPLSEMTELYCLCAKLQFHSFLLVPDTELEDQQAMVIPIYLVCIKILDIVQALSKDQTNFKTWPGFVIRLQVFSAVILFGLIISPFGSLINVDEARNKIAEVYSLLSKAATRENDSATRGMRLLDGLQYMHNNKLIPPMIFTVRSRLGASAFWSLLLIFKRFQLDLHSRNRYAGDDRTKNLVNRPLSEYANEQLEPVLMADENIDPDIKSFLEGMNDWELWQPFAEAV, from the coding sequence ATGGTCTCACCAAAGCGAAACAAGTTCAAGCGGTCCTCTAAAGCTTGTACTGCTTGTAGGCAGATGAAACTGAAATGTGATGCAGTTGACCGTTTCCCAAAGCCTTGTAATCGATGCGCTAAGTATGGATCAGTTTGTCAAATTGATCTTTCCTTCGAAAGAGAGCGAAGAAGGTCCGCCAAGAAGCTAGGTTCTGTGGCAGATCCTCTGGCAGAATCTATGGAAACAGCCGAGTCGTCTAGTTCAGTAGATATTTTGAAGGCTGATATCAATGCTAGCGAAACTATGGCTTCGGCGGTGTGGGCCACAGATTTCAGAGAGCTGACATTGGGTCCTGCTGTAGTGATAGAGGATCAGGTCCTCGAGAATAATATAATCATTCCTGGAGAGACAATTCGTCTCATTTTCAATAACTTCTACAAGTGGTACTATCCTAACATCCCGATACTGACTCGAGATCTACTGAACCCGTTATATTTATTGGGGTCTAAGGATTCCGATTTTAAAGTGCTGTTTTGGGCGATCTGTGCCGTTTCTTCACCTTCATGTTGTGACGATGCCACGGCAGATTCTATCGGAAAGCACGCTAAGAACCAGATAATCAATTCCCGCGATGCTTTATTTACATCTACACCGCTGTGTTCCTTGGCAAGAGTGCTAGCACTTCTTATACTGTGTGCTTTTCCTCTTTACCATACAAGTCTTCAGGAAGACCCTTCATCAGCCTACTGTAGCCGAGCTATAGACATAGCAATGAGGATAGGCCTTCATAGGTCCTCGTTTACTCAGGAGTATAATCTACGTACAGATGCCTTAAAGGAGCAAGTAACACTTGCTAGATTTTGCTGGGCTGGTTGCTTCGTCACAAACCAGGGTCTAGCGACTTTCTCTGGATTGCCATCGTTAATATCATTAAATCACGGTATGTTTCCAAAAATGTTTACCTCAGTGGAGGGAAACTCATATTTGACCGAGTATATTAAGCAAGCGAAAATTCTTCTGGCACTGAAGCAAGCAGTTGAAATTTTGGGTAATAATCCTGACACAGAATTTGGCATGACGGATCCAGGATCTCGCAAATTACTCCATAGGTCAGTTGAACAGTCGTTCTCACAACTAATAGCAGATATGGCACCATTATCGGAAATGACAGAATTATACTGTTTATGTGCTAAGCTTCAGTTTCATTCTTTTCTCCTAGTACCTGATACCGAACTAGAAGATCAACAAGCTATGGTGATTCCCATATACTTGGTCTGTATCAAGATTTTGGACATAGTGCAAGCCCTCAGTAAGGACCAGACTAATTTTAAAACTTGGCCAGGGTTTGTTATCCGACTCCAGGTGTTTAGTGCTGTGATACTTTTTGGACTAATAATATCTCCGTTTGGATCACTAATTAACGTTGACGAGGCACGAAACAAAATAGCAGAAGTATACAGTTTACTGTCCAAGGCAGCGACTCGTGAAAATGACAGTGCAACTAGAGGTATGAGACTTCTCGATGGTCTTCAGTATATGCACAATAACAAGCTTATTCCTCCTATGATATTCACTGTTAGAAGTAGGTTGGGGGCTAGTGCGTTCTGGAGTCTTTTACTGATCTTCAAGAGATTTCAATTAGACCTACACTCGCGTAACAGGTATGCAGGAGATGATCGAACTAAAAACTTGGTCAATAGGCCATTGAGTGAATATGCCAATGAACAACTAGAGCCAGTTCTAATGGCAGATGAAAACATAGATCCAGACATAAAATCGTTCTTGGAGGGTATGAACGATTGGGAGCTCTGGCAACCATTTGCAGAAGCTGTataa